One part of the Solea solea chromosome 16, fSolSol10.1, whole genome shotgun sequence genome encodes these proteins:
- the LOC131475915 gene encoding BUB3-interacting and GLEBS motif-containing protein ZNF207-like isoform X4, whose protein sequence is MGRKKKKQMKPWCWYCNRDFDDEKILIQHQKAKHFKCHICHKKLYTGPGLAIHCMQVHKETIDGVPNAIPGRTDIELEIYGMEGIPEKDMEERRRVLEQKNQETLKKKQSQDDSDEFDEDDKPGPSFQQPAAGQTQAGYIPPMIQPSMPPCSGAPVMPPGSYSGIPPVMSRVPPMMPGMPPIIHGMPPGMIPMGGMMPPGSGIPPMIPGIPPGMPPPVGHRPGITHMAQVPPAVNMLSRLTAPAAMTPSVQSDVTKPLFPSAEQMGCRVASKSAGSPSADSKSASPKALISFATQSQQTESGSLHPPPSTSSDLAKPTFPAYTQATAAVVSPNAGSSTVSKPPCAMTSKPATLTTTSATSKLIHPDEDLSLEELRAQLPRYQRCIPHQGQVTVSAAPSVGPMGGLMSSQQPIMRHPIPSQYGGPPQGMPGYIPGGIPPYASVAPVLPPGFQGVPRRSPMGVRPPVMSSGGRF, encoded by the exons ATGGGacgaaagaagaaaaagcaaatgAAACCTTGGTGTTG GTATTGTAACAGGGATTTTGACGATGAGAAGATTCTCATTCAACACCAGAAGGCCAAACATTTTAAGTGCCACATCTGTCACAAAAAGTTGTACACCGGACCTGGGCTCGCAATCCACTGTATGCAG GTACACAAAGAGACGATTGATGGAGTTCCCAATGCAATACCTGGAAGGACAGATATTGAATTAGAAATATATGGCATGGAGGGTATTCCAGAGAAAGACatggaggagagaaggagggtgCTGGAGCAGAAGAATCAAG AGACCCTGAAGAAAAAGCAGAGCCAGGATGACTCTGATGAGTTTGATGAAGATGATAAGCCTGGTCCCTCCTTCCAGCAGCCTGCTGCAGGTCAGACCCAGGCAGGCTACATCCCCCCCATGATTCAACCCAGCATGCCTCCTTGCTCTGGAGCTCCAGTGATGCCACCAGGCAGCTACTCAG gAATCCCCCCAGTGATGTCACGTGTGCCACCAATGATGCCAGGAATGCCTCCTATAATCCATGGAATGCCTCCAGG GATGATACCAATGGGTGGAATGATGCCTCCAGGTTCAGGGATACCTCCAATGATTCCAGGCATCCCACCAG GCATGCCTCCTCCAGTGGGTCACCGTCCAGGCATCACGCACATGGCCCAGGTTCCCCCTGCTGTGAACATGCTAAGCAGACTTACTGCTCCTGCTGCCATGACTCCCTCAGTCCAGTCTGATGTCACCAAACCTCTGTTCCCTAGTGCTGAACAG ATGGGATGTCGGGTTGCAAGTAAAAGTGCTGGTTCACCTAGTGCAGACTCAAAGTCTGCCTCTCCTAAAGCTCTGATCTCTTTCGCAACACAA AGTCAGCAGACAGAGTCAGGGTCTCTTCATCCTCCCCCTTCTACTTCCTCTGACCTTGCAAAGCCCACATTTCCTGCCTACACTCAGGCCACTGCAGCTGTGGTCAGCCCCAATGCTGGCAGCAGTACAGTCTCCAAACCTCCCTGTGCTATGACCAGTAAGCCCGCCACCCTCACCACCACCAGTGCAACCAGTAAGTTGATCCACCCAGATGAGGATTTGTCACTG GAAGAGTTGCGAGCTCAGTTGCCCAGGTATCAGCGCTGTATTCCCCATCAAGGCCAAGTGACTGTTTCTGCTGCTCCATCAGTGGGTCCCATGGGGGGCTTGATGTCTTCTCAGCAGCCTATTATGAGGCATCCAATACCAA GCCAGTATGGTGGTCCACCACAGGGGATGCCAGGCTATATACCAGGAGGAATACCTCCATACGCATCGGTCGCCCCTGTGCTTCCCCCAGGTTTCCAAGGAGTCCCTCGAAGGTCGCCCATGGGAGTTAGACCCCCTGTCATGTCTTCTGGAGGCCGCTTCTGA
- the LOC131475915 gene encoding BUB3-interacting and GLEBS motif-containing protein ZNF207-like isoform X2, with protein sequence MGRKKKKQMKPWCWYCNRDFDDEKILIQHQKAKHFKCHICHKKLYTGPGLAIHCMQVHKETIDGVPNAIPGRTDIELEIYGMEGIPEKDMEERRRVLEQKNQETLKKKQSQDDSDEFDEDDKPGPSFQQPAAGQTQAGYIPPMIQPSMPPCSGAPVMPPGSYSGIPPVMSRVPPMMPGMPPIIHGMPPGMIPMGGMMPPGSGIPPMIPGIPPGMPPPVGHRPGITHMAQVPPAVNMLSRLTAPAAMTPSVQSDVTKPLFPSAEQSQQTESGSLHPPPSTSSDLAKPTFPAYTQATAAVVSPNAGSSTVSKPPCAMTSKPATLTTTSATSKLIHPDEDLSLEELRAQLPRYQRCIPHQGQVTVSAAPSVGPMGGLMSSQQPIMRHPIPSQYGGPPQGMPGYIPGGIPPYASVAPVLPPGFQGVPRRSPMGVRPPVMSSGGRF encoded by the exons ATGGGacgaaagaagaaaaagcaaatgAAACCTTGGTGTTG GTATTGTAACAGGGATTTTGACGATGAGAAGATTCTCATTCAACACCAGAAGGCCAAACATTTTAAGTGCCACATCTGTCACAAAAAGTTGTACACCGGACCTGGGCTCGCAATCCACTGTATGCAG GTACACAAAGAGACGATTGATGGAGTTCCCAATGCAATACCTGGAAGGACAGATATTGAATTAGAAATATATGGCATGGAGGGTATTCCAGAGAAAGACatggaggagagaaggagggtgCTGGAGCAGAAGAATCAAG AGACCCTGAAGAAAAAGCAGAGCCAGGATGACTCTGATGAGTTTGATGAAGATGATAAGCCTGGTCCCTCCTTCCAGCAGCCTGCTGCAGGTCAGACCCAGGCAGGCTACATCCCCCCCATGATTCAACCCAGCATGCCTCCTTGCTCTGGAGCTCCAGTGATGCCACCAGGCAGCTACTCAG gAATCCCCCCAGTGATGTCACGTGTGCCACCAATGATGCCAGGAATGCCTCCTATAATCCATGGAATGCCTCCAGG GATGATACCAATGGGTGGAATGATGCCTCCAGGTTCAGGGATACCTCCAATGATTCCAGGCATCCCACCAG GCATGCCTCCTCCAGTGGGTCACCGTCCAGGCATCACGCACATGGCCCAGGTTCCCCCTGCTGTGAACATGCTAAGCAGACTTACTGCTCCTGCTGCCATGACTCCCTCAGTCCAGTCTGATGTCACCAAACCTCTGTTCCCTAGTGCTGAACAG AGTCAGCAGACAGAGTCAGGGTCTCTTCATCCTCCCCCTTCTACTTCCTCTGACCTTGCAAAGCCCACATTTCCTGCCTACACTCAGGCCACTGCAGCTGTGGTCAGCCCCAATGCTGGCAGCAGTACAGTCTCCAAACCTCCCTGTGCTATGACCAGTAAGCCCGCCACCCTCACCACCACCAGTGCAACCAGTAAGTTGATCCACCCAGATGAGGATTTGTCACTG GAAGAGTTGCGAGCTCAGTTGCCCAGGTATCAGCGCTGTATTCCCCATCAAGGCCAAGTGACTGTTTCTGCTGCTCCATCAGTGGGTCCCATGGGGGGCTTGATGTCTTCTCAGCAGCCTATTATGAGGCATCCAATACCAA GCCAGTATGGTGGTCCACCACAGGGGATGCCAGGCTATATACCAGGAGGAATACCTCCATACGCATCGGTCGCCCCTGTGCTTCCCCCAGGTTTCCAAGGAGTCCCTCGAAGGTCGCCCATGGGAGTTAGACCCCCTGTCATGTCTTCTGGAGGCCGCTTCTGA
- the LOC131475915 gene encoding BUB3-interacting and GLEBS motif-containing protein ZNF207-like isoform X1, translating to MGRKKKKQMKPWCWYCNRDFDDEKILIQHQKAKHFKCHICHKKLYTGPGLAIHCMQVHKETIDGVPNAIPGRTDIELEIYGMEGIPEKDMEERRRVLEQKNQETLKKKQSQDDSDEFDEDDKPGPSFQQPAAGQTQAGYIPPMIQPSMPPCSGAPVMPPGSYSGIPPVMSRVPPMMPGMPPIIHGMPPGMIPMGGMMPPGSGIPPMIPGIPPGNQYPATMLLGEPLMTLCSGMPPPVGHRPGITHMAQVPPAVNMLSRLTAPAAMTPSVQSDVTKPLFPSAEQSQQTESGSLHPPPSTSSDLAKPTFPAYTQATAAVVSPNAGSSTVSKPPCAMTSKPATLTTTSATSKLIHPDEDLSLEELRAQLPRYQRCIPHQGQVTVSAAPSVGPMGGLMSSQQPIMRHPIPSQYGGPPQGMPGYIPGGIPPYASVAPVLPPGFQGVPRRSPMGVRPPVMSSGGRF from the exons ATGGGacgaaagaagaaaaagcaaatgAAACCTTGGTGTTG GTATTGTAACAGGGATTTTGACGATGAGAAGATTCTCATTCAACACCAGAAGGCCAAACATTTTAAGTGCCACATCTGTCACAAAAAGTTGTACACCGGACCTGGGCTCGCAATCCACTGTATGCAG GTACACAAAGAGACGATTGATGGAGTTCCCAATGCAATACCTGGAAGGACAGATATTGAATTAGAAATATATGGCATGGAGGGTATTCCAGAGAAAGACatggaggagagaaggagggtgCTGGAGCAGAAGAATCAAG AGACCCTGAAGAAAAAGCAGAGCCAGGATGACTCTGATGAGTTTGATGAAGATGATAAGCCTGGTCCCTCCTTCCAGCAGCCTGCTGCAGGTCAGACCCAGGCAGGCTACATCCCCCCCATGATTCAACCCAGCATGCCTCCTTGCTCTGGAGCTCCAGTGATGCCACCAGGCAGCTACTCAG gAATCCCCCCAGTGATGTCACGTGTGCCACCAATGATGCCAGGAATGCCTCCTATAATCCATGGAATGCCTCCAGG GATGATACCAATGGGTGGAATGATGCCTCCAGGTTCAGGGATACCTCCAATGATTCCAGGCATCCCACCAGGTAACCAATACCCTGCCACTATGCTTCTTGGGGAACCACTTATGACTCTGTGTTCAG GCATGCCTCCTCCAGTGGGTCACCGTCCAGGCATCACGCACATGGCCCAGGTTCCCCCTGCTGTGAACATGCTAAGCAGACTTACTGCTCCTGCTGCCATGACTCCCTCAGTCCAGTCTGATGTCACCAAACCTCTGTTCCCTAGTGCTGAACAG AGTCAGCAGACAGAGTCAGGGTCTCTTCATCCTCCCCCTTCTACTTCCTCTGACCTTGCAAAGCCCACATTTCCTGCCTACACTCAGGCCACTGCAGCTGTGGTCAGCCCCAATGCTGGCAGCAGTACAGTCTCCAAACCTCCCTGTGCTATGACCAGTAAGCCCGCCACCCTCACCACCACCAGTGCAACCAGTAAGTTGATCCACCCAGATGAGGATTTGTCACTG GAAGAGTTGCGAGCTCAGTTGCCCAGGTATCAGCGCTGTATTCCCCATCAAGGCCAAGTGACTGTTTCTGCTGCTCCATCAGTGGGTCCCATGGGGGGCTTGATGTCTTCTCAGCAGCCTATTATGAGGCATCCAATACCAA GCCAGTATGGTGGTCCACCACAGGGGATGCCAGGCTATATACCAGGAGGAATACCTCCATACGCATCGGTCGCCCCTGTGCTTCCCCCAGGTTTCCAAGGAGTCCCTCGAAGGTCGCCCATGGGAGTTAGACCCCCTGTCATGTCTTCTGGAGGCCGCTTCTGA
- the LOC131475915 gene encoding BUB3-interacting and GLEBS motif-containing protein ZNF207-like isoform X3, whose translation MEGIPEKDMEERRRVLEQKNQETLKKKQSQDDSDEFDEDDKPGPSFQQPAAGQTQAGYIPPMIQPSMPPCSGAPVMPPGSYSGIPPVMSRVPPMMPGMPPIIHGMPPGMIPMGGMMPPGSGIPPMIPGIPPGNQYPATMLLGEPLMTLCSGMPPPVGHRPGITHMAQVPPAVNMLSRLTAPAAMTPSVQSDVTKPLFPSAEQSQQTESGSLHPPPSTSSDLAKPTFPAYTQATAAVVSPNAGSSTVSKPPCAMTSKPATLTTTSATSKLIHPDEDLSLEELRAQLPRYQRCIPHQGQVTVSAAPSVGPMGGLMSSQQPIMRHPIPSQYGGPPQGMPGYIPGGIPPYASVAPVLPPGFQGVPRRSPMGVRPPVMSSGGRF comes from the exons ATGGAGGGTATTCCAGAGAAAGACatggaggagagaaggagggtgCTGGAGCAGAAGAATCAAG AGACCCTGAAGAAAAAGCAGAGCCAGGATGACTCTGATGAGTTTGATGAAGATGATAAGCCTGGTCCCTCCTTCCAGCAGCCTGCTGCAGGTCAGACCCAGGCAGGCTACATCCCCCCCATGATTCAACCCAGCATGCCTCCTTGCTCTGGAGCTCCAGTGATGCCACCAGGCAGCTACTCAG gAATCCCCCCAGTGATGTCACGTGTGCCACCAATGATGCCAGGAATGCCTCCTATAATCCATGGAATGCCTCCAGG GATGATACCAATGGGTGGAATGATGCCTCCAGGTTCAGGGATACCTCCAATGATTCCAGGCATCCCACCAGGTAACCAATACCCTGCCACTATGCTTCTTGGGGAACCACTTATGACTCTGTGTTCAG GCATGCCTCCTCCAGTGGGTCACCGTCCAGGCATCACGCACATGGCCCAGGTTCCCCCTGCTGTGAACATGCTAAGCAGACTTACTGCTCCTGCTGCCATGACTCCCTCAGTCCAGTCTGATGTCACCAAACCTCTGTTCCCTAGTGCTGAACAG AGTCAGCAGACAGAGTCAGGGTCTCTTCATCCTCCCCCTTCTACTTCCTCTGACCTTGCAAAGCCCACATTTCCTGCCTACACTCAGGCCACTGCAGCTGTGGTCAGCCCCAATGCTGGCAGCAGTACAGTCTCCAAACCTCCCTGTGCTATGACCAGTAAGCCCGCCACCCTCACCACCACCAGTGCAACCAGTAAGTTGATCCACCCAGATGAGGATTTGTCACTG GAAGAGTTGCGAGCTCAGTTGCCCAGGTATCAGCGCTGTATTCCCCATCAAGGCCAAGTGACTGTTTCTGCTGCTCCATCAGTGGGTCCCATGGGGGGCTTGATGTCTTCTCAGCAGCCTATTATGAGGCATCCAATACCAA GCCAGTATGGTGGTCCACCACAGGGGATGCCAGGCTATATACCAGGAGGAATACCTCCATACGCATCGGTCGCCCCTGTGCTTCCCCCAGGTTTCCAAGGAGTCCCTCGAAGGTCGCCCATGGGAGTTAGACCCCCTGTCATGTCTTCTGGAGGCCGCTTCTGA
- the c16h17orf75 gene encoding protein Njmu-R1 isoform X2, translating into MFTSQTSSFQDSIDVEERDDFDSEEIAGYSQKSQLNCYYTIYLYQGTSLTLIDSSLPSEAEPELRTYISRRLSKGALLGGMGNIATVELSIPEEAVGCYCCLLEQERSPEQPDADGNGYVICFMGGSEKGLNLFRIELDKYVQGLHCSLQTPELQNLETEVRPYLSRWFDESVMHIYRVVQLVQSNISFLLHAALSQTHVDVINSEERTKADVSRFIKAASLQGLSQQDPTAASLCKAISEDTQSNLVIDCSVSPPMLTHTVSNRFCDDWIQAFLNAAERGNPFLLRQILENFKLKAIQDMNSLKRFVRQAEMSHYALFRCCQFLQGCGNGDVLLQNARAEHSDLPEACSIIAVLEEFLKEQSQAQA; encoded by the exons ATGTTTACCTCCCAAACCTCGTCCTTCCAGGATTCAATCGACGTGGAAGAGAgagatgactttgacagtgagGAAATAGCAGGCTACAGTCAGAAAAGCCAGCTGAACTGTTACTACACCATCTATCTCTATCAAGGCACAAG CCTGACACTGATTGATAGCAGCCTGCCGTCAGAGGCAGAACCGGAGCTGCGGACCTACATTTCGAGGAGGCTGAGCAAAGGAGCCCTTCTTGGAGGCATGGGCAACATCGCCACTGTGGAACTCAG TATTCCAGAGGAGGCAGTTGGCTGCTATTGCTGTCTCCTGGAGCAGGAAAGGTCTCCTGAACAGCCTGATGCTGATGGTAATGGATATGTCATCTGCTTCATGGGCGGCTCAGAAAAAGGACTGAACTT ATTTAGAATAGAGCTTGATAAATATGTTCAAGGCCTGCATTGCAGCCTGCAGACCCCAGAG CTGCAAAACCTTGAGACTGAGGTGCGTCCCTATCTGAGCCGGTGGTTTGACGAGTCTGTCATGCACATTTACAGAGTGGTACAGCTGGTCCAGAGCAACATCAGCTTCTTGCTTCATGCT GCTCTGAGTCAGACACATGTGGACGTCATCAATTCAGAGGAGCGGACCAAAGCAGACGTGTCAAg GTTCATTAAAGCAGCCAGTTTGCAGGGTCTGTCCCAACAAGACCCCACAGCAGCTTCTTTGTGTAAGGCCATCTCAGAGGACACTCAGTCCAACCTGGTCATAGACTGCTCCGTCAGCCCACCCATGCTCACGCACACTG TCAGTAATCGTTTCTGTGATGACTGGATTCAGGCATTTTTAAATGCTGCAGAGCGCGGTAATCCCTTCTTGCTCAGGCAGATTCTGGAGAACTTCAAGCTTAAG gCCATCCAGGACATGAACAGCCTAAAGCGCTTTGTGCGGCAGGCTGAGATGAGTCACTATGCCCTTTTCCGCTGCTGCCAGTTTCTGCAAGGCTGTGGAAATGGGGATGTGTTGCTGCAGAATGCTAGGGCAGAGCACAGTGACCTGCCTGAAGCCTGCAGCATCATCGCCGTCCTGGAGGAGTTCCTCAAGGAACAGTCCCAAGCTCAGGCCTGA
- the c16h17orf75 gene encoding protein Njmu-R1 isoform X1, which translates to MFTSQTSSFQDSIDVEERDDFDSEEIAGYSQKSQLNCYYTIYLYQGTRSEASGENVAWNQRRADSTTSHEDFSLTLIDSSLPSEAEPELRTYISRRLSKGALLGGMGNIATVELSIPEEAVGCYCCLLEQERSPEQPDADGNGYVICFMGGSEKGLNLFRIELDKYVQGLHCSLQTPELQNLETEVRPYLSRWFDESVMHIYRVVQLVQSNISFLLHAALSQTHVDVINSEERTKADVSRFIKAASLQGLSQQDPTAASLCKAISEDTQSNLVIDCSVSPPMLTHTVSNRFCDDWIQAFLNAAERGNPFLLRQILENFKLKAIQDMNSLKRFVRQAEMSHYALFRCCQFLQGCGNGDVLLQNARAEHSDLPEACSIIAVLEEFLKEQSQAQA; encoded by the exons ATGTTTACCTCCCAAACCTCGTCCTTCCAGGATTCAATCGACGTGGAAGAGAgagatgactttgacagtgagGAAATAGCAGGCTACAGTCAGAAAAGCCAGCTGAACTGTTACTACACCATCTATCTCTATCAAGGCACAAG ATCTGAGGCTTCTGGGGAAAATGTGGCATGGAAccagagaagagcagactccACAACCAGTCATGAAGACTTTAG CCTGACACTGATTGATAGCAGCCTGCCGTCAGAGGCAGAACCGGAGCTGCGGACCTACATTTCGAGGAGGCTGAGCAAAGGAGCCCTTCTTGGAGGCATGGGCAACATCGCCACTGTGGAACTCAG TATTCCAGAGGAGGCAGTTGGCTGCTATTGCTGTCTCCTGGAGCAGGAAAGGTCTCCTGAACAGCCTGATGCTGATGGTAATGGATATGTCATCTGCTTCATGGGCGGCTCAGAAAAAGGACTGAACTT ATTTAGAATAGAGCTTGATAAATATGTTCAAGGCCTGCATTGCAGCCTGCAGACCCCAGAG CTGCAAAACCTTGAGACTGAGGTGCGTCCCTATCTGAGCCGGTGGTTTGACGAGTCTGTCATGCACATTTACAGAGTGGTACAGCTGGTCCAGAGCAACATCAGCTTCTTGCTTCATGCT GCTCTGAGTCAGACACATGTGGACGTCATCAATTCAGAGGAGCGGACCAAAGCAGACGTGTCAAg GTTCATTAAAGCAGCCAGTTTGCAGGGTCTGTCCCAACAAGACCCCACAGCAGCTTCTTTGTGTAAGGCCATCTCAGAGGACACTCAGTCCAACCTGGTCATAGACTGCTCCGTCAGCCCACCCATGCTCACGCACACTG TCAGTAATCGTTTCTGTGATGACTGGATTCAGGCATTTTTAAATGCTGCAGAGCGCGGTAATCCCTTCTTGCTCAGGCAGATTCTGGAGAACTTCAAGCTTAAG gCCATCCAGGACATGAACAGCCTAAAGCGCTTTGTGCGGCAGGCTGAGATGAGTCACTATGCCCTTTTCCGCTGCTGCCAGTTTCTGCAAGGCTGTGGAAATGGGGATGTGTTGCTGCAGAATGCTAGGGCAGAGCACAGTGACCTGCCTGAAGCCTGCAGCATCATCGCCGTCCTGGAGGAGTTCCTCAAGGAACAGTCCCAAGCTCAGGCCTGA
- the LOC131475258 gene encoding uncharacterized protein LOC131475258, producing MSVDGTKLLFEGFLQKRKDTMKIRWVTYWFRLQNTTLFFYTRKNDSALHLRSYYYIYTVQSVREVQRPDSSRRFMFEITMKNGKRKMLAAETAALRREWVHQLWEAIHLSFCRSSDSGDTNLDECEQRDRRNSSSTHLCTHGNTGMESLPAGLISAPSPSVQIHCETSGVVASPTNLPLELDSKGPMYQSTPSVCNYQCRILS from the exons ATGTCTGTAGACGGGACCAAGTTATTGTTTGAAGGCTTCCTGCAGAAAAGAAAGGATACTATG AAAATAAGATGGGTGACGTATTGGTTCAGGCTTCAAAATACCACCTTGTTCTTCTATACCAGGAAGAATGACAGTGCT TTACACTTGAGAAGCTATTACTACATTTACACA GTGCAGTCAGTGCGAGAGGTCCAGAGACCTGACAGCAGCAGGCGCTTTATGTTTGAAATCACCATGAAGaatgggaaaagaaaaatgttg gcagcAGAAACGGCAGCTCTTAGGAGAGAGTGGGTACATCAACTGTGGGAAGCCATACATCTTTCTTTCTGTAGATCTTCAGACAGCGGAGACACAAA CCTTGATGAGTGTGAGCAGCGAGACAGACGGAACAGCAGCAGTACACACCTCTGCACCCATGGCAACACTGGGATGGAGTCTCTTCCTGCTGGTCTCATCTCTGCACCTTCTCCTTCAGTCCAAATCCACTGTGAAACCAGTGGCGTTGTTGCCTCCCCCACAAACCTGCCTCTGGAGCTGGACAGTAAGGGGCCCATGTACCAAAGCACACCGTCAGTCTGTAACTACCAGTGTCGcattttgtcttaa